A stretch of DNA from Scleropages formosus chromosome 13, fSclFor1.1, whole genome shotgun sequence:
aatacaattaaaaataaataaactgggaaatgtaTCTCATAATTCAAACGTTTGTAACAAGAGGAGGAGGTAGTGTATCTAAGTTACCACAAGAAAGAGTTGTAAAGCCATaacatgcaaaacacaaaataaagcattacaaatttaaaaagagctAATACTGTATTCCTACTAAATTTAGACAAGTAATGCTTGACATTACTTAcagtacattaataaaataacaagcTAGACCCAGCAATGTTATTGTGGGTCCCTGTGTTGAACTAGCCTTTACGACCTGAGAAATGGCAGTAAATGGTACTTTTGACTGTTTGTTTAATCTTTGTTTTGTTATCATTTTCAGTGGTTGCGATATATTTACAGTGCTTTAGAATAAACTGTGTTAGTTTTGCTAGTGGTTAGCTCAGATTTCTGTCAAGAATCATTGTTTTATGAGTGTCATTGCCCTCCCCCAGTCCCATACCCCTAGGGTTGGTCACTAATTCTAAGGTGTATctatgtgatgatgatgatggttatTGTCgttgttactgttgttgttaACATGACTTAGTTAGATACATaagattaataaattattactaaCAAGATGAATATTTTGATTATTAAGCTTGTCCAAGGCAAGAAATCAATGTTAATACAAACCAAAACAGTGCTTACAAGGTTGCAAGTAACCAGCAAATGACAGTTTATGATGAAACAGTGCTGTGCAATCCGTCtagcacagaaataaacaataatttaacaataaaaGACATATTTCTCAATACTCATCTCTGAGAGACAGCATTATTTGCACAGTGGAAAAGACTAGAGGCAGTTGTTAATGAATTACTTGGAAGTGAGCCAACTGTTATTTGGTTATCCACAGAATAATGTTTGCAAAGACAAAAATGCACAAGGACAACAGTTTTTGTAAAAAGaatcattttgattttaatctcatcaaaatacatttcaaaaaagtatttattgtCTATGatgaaataaagttttatttccaGTGTGATAGAATCTCAAGTGAAACTGATAATATGCAGTCAGCCTGGGCTACAAAATCAATGTTCATATGGAATAATAGCAGTGTAACACATCCCAAGAGCTTTGCTTTGCgtcagatgaaaacaaaaacaagagagTCACCGCTGACAAAGGATATGACCCTTGTGATTGGGACACCCCTGAAATTTCCAACAAACCTCAGCTATTCCATTACTCATCATGTTATTCTGCTATCCTCCCTCCTCGTACCCCCCACTGTCCAGTTCAAACCCCAGTGGGGCATTAAGACCGTTGCTGGAGCAATTATTCCCAAACGACTGTATCCAgcaagagcagctgaagaagaaaaggagaagaagggcaaagtgtgtgtgtgtgtgtgtgtgtgtctgtcagagCAACGCCCACTTTTTCACACTTCATCGTCCACAGCAATGACTTCATTGCTCACTTTTTGGGTACAACTTTCTTGGCCAGTTATATCACAGCATTGGACACAATATACATCGGTatgtatgttcatttttttaggAATAAATAGATCCTTCTTTGCTCCAGCGCTccagaaaaacaggaaatactCATAAATTGTTACGATCTCTGGGGCAGCGCTTCTTCTAACCAGCGCTGCactatttacaaaatatttaccaTTCAGGACATGCTTAAATAAACAGTGTCTACTATAAATAAATTGTATAAATAAGATAGTCAGTGTTATGCTACTGTCAGAGAAGTTCCACACCAGCGTGTGTTCTGCCTGCTAGTGGAAGCTGCTTTTCCTGCGCGGGGGGTTCTTGCAGAACAGTGTGTAGTAAATCCAGGTATTGGCCAGCCACAGTGCCCCTTTGAGGCAGTGGGAGAGAGTAGCCAGTAGGGGTGCAACCACCATGCAGATGCTGAACAGGGGTGCAGCCAGAGGCACCCACAGGCCCAGGGTATCTCTGTGCTCAGCAGCTCGCAGGGCCAGCAGCTCGCCCAGTCCCAACGCCCACACGGCAGCGCTAGCGAGGCGGGCGCAGCGCACTGTACGCAGTCGCCTGCTCTGCTCCGCATGTCGCATCACCAGCAGCGCCTCGAGACTCAGGCAGCTGAGGAAGAGCAGGCTGACCAGGTGATGGGTGTCCAGCAGCCCCTCCGTCAGGTTGCCCAGTAGCCCCCCTAGTGCTCCAAGGCTCCAGTGCAGCAGTAGCAGCCCATCGGCGGCAGCCAGCTGTCCCAGCAGCACACTGGAGGCCTTGCTGGAGACGCGAGGGGAGCTGAGCAGCAGGGCCGCGCGCAGGCTGGCCAGAGCTCCCAGTGCCAGCAGAAGCTTGTTCCCTTGCGGCAGCAGCAGAACCTGCACGTACTTCAGCAGCAGATACCTGCGGAGGGTGCTCCGCGGATCCCCCGACGCAGCACGCGTCGACACGCTCTCCCTGCATCAGGgttgaagaagaaaaatcacGGTCGTCAGGACCATGGTAAAAAAGCGACGATGCTTGGTCTTTTCCAGCATCACTCATTGCCTAAATAGATTGGAATCTGAGATCTTCCATCTCCACCAAGTGCACAGTTCCCAGACATGGAAGGATTGGTCCAGGCGTCAGGCCACTGTCATATCCTTCCATCACACCACATTTGGAGCTTTTTTGGCCTTTTATAGTAAAATCTCTGCCTCTGTGTTGTCGTGACCCTGTGTGACAATTTGTTTGCTTATGCACATGATCACAGCAACCTAGAGGCAGAGGCAGTATATTTAGAAACTGCAGCTATGTGCACAGACATGCAGATAGCAAGGGCAGGAGGTCAAAGGATTACCATATTTCAGAGGGGTCAACACAtagcactaataataataataaataataataattactaagTTCCAAAGGGTGTCCAGAGATTTcagaattcctttgaattgtcACATcgatgaaatgttaattttttcaagcagaagaaaattaGACACTTTATTCGTTCGCGTATTTATAGGGGGAACTTCAGATGTGGACCAGAAcgataaaatacattttattgccAAGTACGTAAGAGTAATCAGCCTATGTTCCATTAGTTTATCAAAAAAGAATTTGGGTTGCGATTTAAcgggagaaaaaaggaagacaAATCCAGctttttattacaatttattgAATGATTGAGTGAACCCCCTTTCCACTAAAGTTTAGGAGCTTTCAAATCTGCCAAGGTTAGAGTGTACAAACCAGTAAGGTTTAGTTAAATTACCACTTCTTTTTAAATCACTCGCTCATTATCAGTAACCCCTTGTCCAAGTCAGTGTTCCAGCAGTCCGGATCCTACCCCGGAAACACAGGCTGGTCACGTTACACCCTGGGCAGCCCATCGCACGCGCACACTTGCgaagacacgcacacacacccacacacagaacGGGCGATTTAGCGTCGTCAACTGcaacacatctctttggactgctgGGTCCTTTCTAAACGATAAAAGAAAACCTTCTAACACCTTCTTCCTGACTCTCCGCTCCCTGTCCTCCACACTTACGTTTGGCTGCAGGCTGATGGCTGATTTTTCTCTGTGTCCATGTGTCGAGGCTTCCTGCGGCTTCCCCAGTACTCTGAGTGTTTCCTGTGCCCGGGCTCAGCGGCGCTGCAGCGGTTTTGACGCGCGAGCAGATTGTTGTCTCATCCCGGCTAATCCAATAGCAAGGCTGCTAAGGTTGGGTCCCGACATGACTCAGCAGGCTGCTGCTGCCGCGGGAGCTGGAAGTGCTCCCGGCTGCCGACATGCCTGGTGCCCTGAGCTTACTGTGTGTCTGCATTTCTCTCCCCTCACGTGTGCttgctgtgtgagtgtgtaataAAAGGGGCCTtcctgtggtgttttacaccaagaacgaatcctcgagagttttgtaaaaagaaaggttcctgctggcctgtagggtttaagttgacaaaggaaaattgttattggttagttcctaaaataagcgggaaccgttattgggggcactatatataacggggttTTTTTTCGCGCGAACGCAgacgaggttccgcggtgtgaagtgagtttgtgacgcgagctactgttcttaataaactctttgtttgcacacttcaagtgttccagtgctttgtttcagggaaacctccaaagaacggtgtaccttccttttcggacaccacactTCCTGTCTCATTTTCAACAGCACTGTCTatcatttgtatttaattttcatattgCGTTGAGCATGGGTTTGGGCTCAGACAGAGCGAAAAAGGACCCACAGAAGCTGACCATCATGGAAGGCTTATTGGAACACTAGTACACAGCAGTAGGTATCAGCAAGTACAGAAAGAAAGGCTGCTCTCGCTCCGAGGTGCAGGAGCTTTAACCACCGAAGTCGTACAGAGTGCCACCCTGACACTTCAGAGCATAGACAGCATCCATGGCAGTGGCGGTCTTCCTCTTGGGTTGTTCTGTATAGGCGATGGCATCGCAAATGGTGTTCTTGAGGAACACTTTCAGGACACCATGAGTCTCTTAGTAGATCAGCCAAGAGAGCCAAGCATCGAATGGCCGGTTCCATAATACACTAAATGTTATCAGGAGAACCTTCCTATGAAGCATAGCACCTCCTTTACTGCTCTTTCCGCGACCGGACGTTCTCTGCCTCACAGCTGCAggaaccccttttcctccacaGCCTTCACCACCAGCCAGTTTTTTGTCTCCTTTCTTTCTGACAGCTACTTACAGCCTCTGTGGTTGCGCTACTGTACACTTCCCAGCAACCCTATTTtacatcaactatttacaatcaAAATCTGTTCCCGCTCAGAGGGAGCACCCTTCGGTACTGGTGGGTTGTTactattttatttgtatgaatattatttgtacatatataatatatattagtTGTGTATTATTTGAatggggggacagctggtagcgtagtggttagaactattGCTTTTGCACCCACAGGACCAAGGAACCTACCCTATATTGCgccagtgaaattatccagctgtataaatgggtaaataattgtaaccgtaacattgtaagctgctttacagaaaagcatgaataaatgtatgtaacgtaaatgtatttgtacataGATTGAGTAGTTCTGAGCAAGAGAAGGAGGTAGtttcaccacatcagagccagaaccgaaaacctttgtgctgtTGATTACGCATGAAAGGTCCAGACTCAAAAGCGCATGGATTTTCAGTTCTGTCTCTGATATGGTTGAATGacttccctctgtccctcagaactgctgaatccctctgaaAATTCAACAAGGGTgaattttgttgatttttagTCTTAACGAGTATTTATCTGACGCCTTTATCCAAATTGACTGACAATGCTGGATACACTGTTGTCTCCCTATAGTCATTCACCATCTGTTGAAtagaacaatgtaacacacacacacacacacacagtgggcaatttggagtcaccagatGTCtggaaacacatgtttttggactgtgggagaaaaggaAGACGGCTTTTACTTTCTGTGCTTCACTTTCtattcacatttgcatttttcatttagcagtccCTTCTCTACAAAGAAACGCACAACTGAGTGAACAAAactgcatcaacaacagacaaagagctctagatacagacacatgattctcgAGTATTAGTCCAACCATTTatccagcacacattacacgagtagctgtgtacagatttggtatttttttaacaaataatgtAGTCAAAGTTTCTTCTAGAAAGAGCAAGTCAGACAAGAAAAATGGTGTAACTTGCGGCATTGAGCCCAGGCCCTCTGCCGGTTACTTCCAGGCAAAAAACCAAACtcttttataattgtttttgaGCACAGCGGCTTTCTCCCAAGTGTGAAGAACTTGTGTTTGAGTCAGTTTTTGTTTCCTGAACCGCAAGAAAAATGCACGGTATGGTGAGCGACTCAGAGAAAAGATTTGACGTACGTGCTGAGACAGAGGTCTGGCCAGGGCCGGAGCGGTCCGGCCAGCACACTGTGGGAAGAGTGCCAAAAGCAACCCTGGCGTCCATCCTGTTGCGAGACCCTCCTCACGGCGCCTTGTGGTGGGAAGTCCAGCCACTACTCAGGGTCCTCTGAATCAGCCTCACTCATCCAACTGGCTGTGTTACCTTCCCCACAgtatatgaacattttccctCAGGACACTGACTGGACAAGGAAAAAAGTAGGGGGATTCAGTGCCTTTTACATGGAAAGCCACGTACCTTATGAGGTGTTGGATTTTTTAATGACTGGATCCCGAAGTGGTCTAATGTAGAAAAAAACCATATATTCCCATTCAAAGTTGTTTCATAGCTGAAGTTGTTGACAGTAAAGACCTGTAACCAAATGGTCTTGGTTTGGATCTCGGAAGAATGCCTGTTTTCACAATCTTAAGCAGCATAGTTCCTGCGAAATACTTGGGTATGTAATGGGATTAACTGGAAAGATGCTGAAAGCTGTAAGCTGTTATAGGTTAGATCTTTGACTTCACAACTTTGTCATACAAGCACAAACTCATCTAAGGTCATTTGGAATCTCTTTCTATCAGACCATATTGTACTTCAACAGAATTCTGTTGGGCAGAGCAGGTAACCCAagttgtgtgtgattttttttgtacagttacAGTTGAACACgtcaactccccccccccccccacctgaaTTGAATGGAACACATTACTCTAATTACCCTCCTTTCAAGGTGTCATTACCCTCGAAGTTTACAAACCTTTCCCATGAAAGACCTTGACTGTTTAAACTATTTGTTCAACAAATATATGGCAATGTACAATGTGGAGTTTGGTATTTGTTAAATAAGACCTGTCTTTATTTAGCATTATGACTTGAAAATTAGATTATGTTTTTGGAGGCATTCTTGGAAAAATCTTGATAATTCTAGAGGATCCATAAATATTTCCCTGCAGCTGTGACTTTGTTGCATGGCATGTTAAAAAGTCATCTGAAGGTGAAGAGAGCTGAAGATGATAGCCTACACATACCACAGGCATGGACCAACATGTGTCTATGCTTGAACCTGGCTGAAGAAATTTAGTAGAgcaagatggggggggggggggaaatctgTATGATTCAGACTGGTGATTCTTTGAGCTATGAGGCAAAGGAGGGCGATCCTCACACCATGAGACTGccgtctcttttttttgttggagtCCAGGTGACTAGGTAAACACACCAAGTACCGGAGAAATATGAGGTGGTGTCTGTGACGTCACTTTCATAGAAACCAAACACCTGGTTCCTTTACCTTCCTCACAAGTAACACTTCAGAGGATTTGTGTATGGAGGATGTTGTCAGAATTTCTACTATTCTGACATGTTgaaagtaatttacatttagctgatattcttctccaaagcaactcacaatgttaagacagttacaattacttacccatttatatagctgggtaactttaccagagcaatttagggtaagtagcttgctcaggcgtactacagctgaaggtgagacatgaacccacaacctttcagttgaaaggcagcagttctaagcactgCGCTATTAGCTGCCCCAAGTTGTGATTTCTCTTTCACTTAGAATGGATTTAACTCTCAAAATTTACCTAAACTAGCTGCTGGCACTATTGTTTTGACTGGCACTTAGATGTAAATATGAGTCATCTGTAATGCGCTTCTAGTCTGATGAATCATTTTTATTGACAAACCAAATGTCAGTCCTCTTGCTCTAAGGTATTCAGTCATCTCATTTCAACATGGAAACCAGATTTTGACTGGAAGCAGTTTGCTTTCTGGTACTAAACCCTTAAATCAACAGCCACATGGTAATTATGTCATGTATAAAACACGAAAGCAGGAATTACTGCAgcctttgtttttcacacaaTTGCTCACACATGTCTGCTAAAGCAAAGGTCAACAGAGCGTAATGTTGTTTACAACACTGATTTacatatggaaatgtaaataaggaaGTTATTTTCAGACTGAATTTCTGCCTTGCTACTTCAGTAAATACagacacagaggctgaaactgcttggccCAAGTGGGGTTGTAGCAAATCAGACcttaatctggcaacacagggcagaaggctagaagtggaaacacccaggacaggacaccagtccattacaaggtaTCCTAAGGAgaacctgaac
This window harbors:
- the LOC108925380 gene encoding uncharacterized protein LOC108925380, with product MDTEKNQPSACSQTESVSTRAASGDPRSTLRRYLLLKYVQVLLLPQGNKLLLALGALASLRAALLLSSPRVSSKASSVLLGQLAAADGLLLLHWSLGALGGLLGNLTEGLLDTHHLVSLLFLSCLSLEALLVMRHAEQSRRLRTVRCARLASAAVWALGLGELLALRAAEHRDTLGLWVPLAAPLFSICMVVAPLLATLSHCLKGALWLANTWIYYTLFCKNPPRRKSSFH